From a single Georhizobium profundi genomic region:
- a CDS encoding winged helix DNA-binding protein — translation MAAEHYDEQLKDLAIGPVVSSAHLANSSLPALSEVEFALTMANHAFQRWIVRCTAAAGGPSLSPMEVLIVHLVNHRARPKTLADICLVLNVEDTHLVNYAIKKLVEQGLVEPGRKGKEKTITVTEAGRQLCKRYGDVREALVVQSVLQFGHDPAELSRLASLLRAVSGAYDQAARAAASL, via the coding sequence ATGGCTGCCGAGCACTATGATGAACAACTGAAGGATCTAGCGATCGGGCCGGTGGTTTCATCGGCGCATCTCGCCAATTCGAGCCTGCCGGCGCTCTCGGAAGTCGAGTTTGCCTTGACCATGGCAAATCATGCCTTCCAGCGGTGGATCGTGCGCTGCACGGCGGCAGCCGGTGGGCCGTCGCTCTCGCCTATGGAAGTGCTGATCGTGCACCTCGTCAACCATCGGGCAAGGCCGAAAACGCTCGCGGATATCTGTCTCGTGCTCAATGTTGAGGATACGCATCTCGTCAACTACGCGATCAAGAAGCTGGTCGAGCAAGGTTTGGTGGAGCCGGGCCGCAAGGGCAAGGAGAAGACGATTACGGTAACAGAAGCAGGGCGCCAACTCTGCAAGCGTTATGGCGATGTTCGAGAGGCGCTAGTGGTGCAGTCGGTTCTACAATTCGGTCACGACCCGGCTGAGCTCTCGCGTCTCGCCAGCCTCTTACGTGCGGTCTCTGGTGCCTACGACCAGGCGGCGCGTGCTGCCGCCTCCCTTTAG
- a CDS encoding TRAP transporter large permease, protein MDIGILSLILIAVLFGFLFSGLWVGFALMAVGFVAMELASSAPAGLVFARRVWGAMNSWDLTALPMFIWMGELLFRSRISSDMFSGLAPFTRRLPGRLLHVNVFGCALFAAVSGSSAATTATVGKMSLPELQRRGYDPRMAIGTLAGSGTFGFLIPPSIIMIVYGAATEQSIARLFLAGILPGVTLAVMFSSYVMLWAWMNKDRMPEPEPKPTWGERFEALTLLLPTVVLIVTVIGSIYGGFASPTEAAVVGVFGALAISFFSGGLSRESFVTSLKGSAITSCMIALILAGASFLTVAMGYTGIPRTLAAWIGEQGFSQFALLAVLLVFFIILGCFIDGISMVVLTTSVILPMVLAAGIDPIWFGVFLVLVVEMSQITPPVGFNLFVIQSITGRGIFEIALYALPFFLILVLATALLAAFPEIALWLPSTMMNN, encoded by the coding sequence ATGGATATCGGCATTCTGTCCCTGATCCTGATTGCTGTCCTCTTCGGCTTCCTTTTCTCCGGCCTTTGGGTCGGCTTTGCCCTCATGGCTGTCGGCTTTGTCGCCATGGAACTGGCGTCATCGGCGCCGGCCGGACTCGTCTTCGCACGTCGGGTCTGGGGGGCAATGAACAGCTGGGACCTGACGGCGCTTCCCATGTTCATCTGGATGGGCGAGCTTCTGTTCCGCTCCCGCATTTCGTCGGACATGTTTTCGGGCCTTGCTCCCTTCACGCGAAGGCTGCCCGGGCGTCTCCTGCACGTCAACGTGTTCGGGTGCGCGCTGTTTGCAGCCGTGTCCGGTTCGTCGGCTGCAACGACTGCGACGGTCGGCAAGATGTCGCTGCCGGAACTGCAGCGGCGCGGCTACGACCCGCGCATGGCGATCGGCACGCTCGCCGGTTCGGGCACATTCGGCTTCCTTATCCCGCCCTCGATTATCATGATCGTTTATGGCGCGGCGACCGAGCAATCGATCGCGCGCCTGTTTCTCGCCGGCATCCTGCCAGGCGTCACGCTGGCAGTGATGTTTTCGTCCTACGTCATGCTCTGGGCCTGGATGAACAAGGACAGGATGCCGGAGCCCGAGCCGAAGCCCACTTGGGGCGAACGGTTCGAGGCGCTGACGCTGCTCCTGCCGACAGTTGTCCTGATCGTGACGGTCATCGGCTCGATCTATGGCGGCTTCGCATCGCCGACCGAAGCGGCCGTGGTTGGCGTCTTTGGAGCCCTTGCGATCTCCTTCTTTTCCGGTGGGCTGTCGCGGGAAAGCTTCGTAACCTCGCTCAAAGGATCGGCGATCACGAGCTGCATGATCGCGCTGATTCTGGCAGGCGCGTCGTTCCTCACCGTCGCCATGGGCTATACCGGCATCCCGCGCACGCTTGCCGCCTGGATCGGTGAGCAGGGCTTTTCGCAGTTCGCGCTGCTGGCCGTCCTCCTCGTGTTCTTTATCATTCTCGGCTGCTTCATCGACGGCATATCAATGGTCGTGCTGACAACGTCCGTCATCCTGCCGATGGTGCTTGCCGCCGGCATTGATCCGATCTGGTTCGGCGTCTTCCTCGTTCTCGTGGTCGAGATGAGCCAGATTACCCCGCCCGTTGGCTTTAACCTGTTCGTCATCCAGTCGATCACGGGACGAGGGATTTTCGAGATCGCGCTCTATGCGCTGCCCTTCTTCTTGATCCTTGTCCTAGCGACTGCACTTCTCGCCGCTTTTCCGGAGATCGCCCTATGGCTGCCGAGCACTATGATGAACAACTGA
- a CDS encoding GGDEF domain-containing protein: MLGARADMSMRNWGKLAQWTVFGTLGCVTICISINYVMFRSDPAVILSKALISSTLLPIILAGPLFFFLSLKLRELAIANHRLAYLAATDSLTGCLNRRAFTKSVENCLNFHSVTHNPIGALLVIDADHFKAINDRFGHHRGDEALTLLAKAITGSLRKNDELGRLGGEEFAVFLQHANMAEASLVAERIRKAVNDIDFKVNGEQYKLSVSIGGAACAHSATFANLFRLADEQLYIAKNGGRNRIEMICNSSQAALTAASASLH; the protein is encoded by the coding sequence ATGTTAGGTGCGCGCGCAGATATGTCGATGCGGAACTGGGGGAAGCTAGCTCAATGGACTGTCTTCGGTACGTTGGGTTGCGTCACAATTTGCATTAGCATCAACTATGTTATGTTCCGAAGTGATCCTGCTGTAATATTAAGTAAAGCACTGATAAGCTCCACTTTACTGCCGATTATTCTTGCCGGGCCCTTGTTCTTTTTTTTGTCCTTGAAACTAAGGGAACTGGCGATAGCCAACCATCGCTTGGCTTATCTCGCTGCGACAGACAGCCTTACGGGATGTTTGAATCGACGTGCCTTCACCAAGTCAGTTGAGAACTGCCTGAACTTCCATAGCGTTACTCACAATCCGATCGGTGCGCTGCTCGTAATTGATGCTGACCACTTTAAGGCGATTAACGATCGCTTCGGACATCATCGTGGAGATGAAGCTCTCACGCTTCTTGCAAAAGCAATCACTGGGTCCTTACGCAAGAACGATGAGCTGGGCAGGCTTGGGGGCGAAGAGTTTGCTGTTTTTCTTCAGCACGCCAACATGGCCGAGGCCTCGCTTGTGGCCGAACGCATACGCAAGGCAGTTAATGACATCGACTTCAAGGTAAATGGCGAGCAATACAAATTGTCGGTGAGTATCGGTGGTGCCGCCTGCGCGCACAGCGCGACGTTTGCCAACCTATTCCGACTTGCCGATGAGCAACTGTACATCGCCAAAAACGGCGGACGTAACCGGATCGAAATGATCTGCAATTCATCGCAGGCTGCCTTGACCGCGGCGTCTGCAAGTCTGCACTGA
- a CDS encoding TRAP transporter small permease has product MRKALDALYGAALFGACSAMVVIATLVFIQVVARLIDRLSTLAGFGRFGFAIPSLAEIGGFLFIASAFLALPATLRAAGHVRVTLFVGWAGPRLERAMTAFVLIVALALAAYASWVVGGQAYASFERASVSYGLIAIPLWIPQAVMTSGLAILAVAILDELAAVLSGGEAKFREIERTRGVDEGGH; this is encoded by the coding sequence ATGCGCAAGGCACTCGATGCCCTCTACGGCGCTGCTCTGTTCGGCGCTTGCTCCGCGATGGTCGTGATCGCGACCCTCGTCTTCATCCAGGTGGTGGCACGGCTGATCGACCGCTTGTCTACGCTCGCTGGCTTCGGCCGCTTCGGCTTTGCCATCCCGTCGCTGGCAGAGATCGGCGGCTTTCTCTTTATCGCCTCGGCCTTTCTCGCTCTGCCGGCGACCTTGAGGGCAGCGGGTCATGTGCGCGTGACGCTCTTCGTCGGCTGGGCCGGGCCCCGCCTGGAACGCGCCATGACCGCATTCGTCCTCATCGTCGCTCTGGCGCTTGCCGCCTATGCGAGCTGGGTGGTCGGAGGGCAGGCCTATGCGTCCTTCGAGCGCGCATCCGTATCCTACGGCCTGATCGCGATCCCGCTCTGGATCCCGCAAGCCGTCATGACAAGCGGGCTCGCCATCCTCGCCGTTGCGATCCTGGACGAACTCGCAGCCGTGCTTTCCGGTGGCGAAGCGAAGTTTCGCGAGATCGAGCGCACGCGCGGCGTCGACGAGGGAGGCCACTGA
- a CDS encoding iron chaperone: MTELLDHNAYIAAAPEALRPQLANVRDLLKQALPDAEEVMQYGMPGFTSGGVMIAGYGAFSKQCGLYVSKGAINAHADDIAAAELKASKTGVTFSPTKPIPDELITALALASRNDAAV; this comes from the coding sequence ATGACCGAATTGCTCGACCATAATGCATACATAGCTGCGGCGCCGGAAGCCCTTCGGCCACAACTTGCCAACGTTCGTGACCTCCTCAAGCAAGCTCTTCCTGATGCGGAAGAGGTCATGCAGTACGGCATGCCAGGCTTCACTTCCGGAGGCGTGATGATCGCGGGTTACGGAGCGTTCAGCAAACAGTGCGGCCTCTATGTCAGCAAAGGTGCGATCAACGCGCATGCTGACGATATCGCTGCAGCCGAGCTTAAAGCATCCAAGACTGGTGTCACCTTTTCACCAACAAAACCGATACCTGACGAACTGATCACGGCGCTCGCCTTGGCATCGCGCAACGATGCGGCGGTCTGA
- a CDS encoding alpha/beta fold hydrolase, with amino-acid sequence MIAIDLPGHGATPAEHDSGTFDGLVGSVERYIADNGLAGIDVVGSSMGARIVLELARRGNIGNVVALDPGGFWRSWERTFFKITIGVSGRLLRAIRPSLPMLSGNAASRTALLAQLSAHPWALDPQVVATELASLSTTSTFDALVHDLASGREQTGPAADATGRIVIGWGRHDRLCLPRQAARAKAAFPSADLHWFESSGHFPMWDMPEETIAVILAATR; translated from the coding sequence GTGATCGCGATTGACCTTCCTGGGCATGGCGCCACCCCGGCCGAACACGACAGCGGGACGTTCGATGGTCTTGTCGGCAGCGTCGAGCGCTATATAGCGGACAACGGACTGGCAGGGATTGACGTTGTCGGGAGCTCGATGGGGGCACGGATCGTGCTCGAACTCGCTCGACGCGGCAATATCGGCAACGTGGTGGCGCTTGATCCGGGTGGTTTCTGGCGGAGTTGGGAACGAACCTTCTTCAAGATCACCATAGGAGTTTCCGGGCGATTGCTCCGGGCAATCCGGCCCAGCCTGCCAATGCTGAGCGGGAATGCGGCGTCGCGCACTGCGCTGCTGGCACAATTATCCGCGCATCCTTGGGCGCTCGATCCGCAGGTCGTTGCGACGGAATTGGCAAGTCTCAGCACAACATCGACATTCGACGCACTGGTCCATGACCTTGCGAGTGGTCGTGAGCAGACCGGTCCTGCCGCCGATGCCACTGGTCGCATCGTGATTGGGTGGGGCCGGCATGATCGCTTATGTCTGCCAAGGCAGGCGGCGCGGGCAAAAGCGGCTTTTCCTTCCGCGGATCTACATTGGTTCGAGTCCAGCGGCCACTTTCCTATGTGGGACATGCCCGAGGAGACTATTGCCGTCATTCTTGCCGCGACTCGATGA
- a CDS encoding PAS domain S-box protein, whose amino-acid sequence MMGNQSFARLFQASPAPFLVLKPDAPRFTIIEVNEAYLAATMRTREDVVGLGIFEAYPDNPDDPAIAGVRTLRASIEHVLASKQPDTLPGLKYDVARPDGTFEERWWSPVNSPVLDENGEVEAIIHNANDVTEQYRAEKALRENEARLRFMNELDEALRSSGDAVAAMSAAAQLLGRRLGASRTAYAAVDVDSDAFIIHRDYTAPGIASSAGTYSLDLFGPRAAVDMRGGQTLVIRDVAGELALGEGRETFQSIGIDAIVCCPLVSGGRLAAMMAVHQDTPRDWRADEISLVEAVVERCWAHVERVSAESRLRESEAKYHAVANSVDQMIWLTRPDGFHDYYNDRWYEFTGAPYGSTDGEAWNGLFHPDDQERSWALWQHCLKTGEPYHIEYRLRHRSGQYRWVIGRAQCVRDQNGQIARWYGSCTDIHDLKMAEEQLRELNETLEHRVFERTAELEQAHEALRQSQKMEAVGQLTGGIAHDFNNLLAGISGSLDMMQTRLQQGRVGDLDRYMVGAQGAAKRASALTHRLLAFSRRQTLDPKPTDVNRLVAGMEDLIRRTVGPQIAVETVAKAGLWSALVDPNQLENALLNLCINARDAMPNGGSITIETANRWLDDRAARERDLPPGQYLSMCVSDNGTGMSPDIIERAFDPFFTTKPIGVGTGLGLSMIYGFARQSGGQVRIYSEVGNGTMVCVYLPRHHEEEVCEPEVVPTLPRVDSRGKTVLVVDDEPLVRMLVVDAVEDLGFSTIEAGDGPQALKVLRSDAFVDLLITDVGLPNGMNGRQVADAARELRANLKVLFVTGYAENAVLSHGHLDPGMQVVTKPFDMTVLSNRIQGMFDD is encoded by the coding sequence ATGATGGGAAACCAGAGTTTCGCGCGTCTATTTCAGGCCTCGCCAGCGCCATTTCTTGTTCTTAAACCCGACGCGCCGCGGTTCACCATCATCGAGGTAAACGAGGCGTATCTGGCGGCCACGATGCGGACGCGCGAAGATGTGGTCGGACTGGGCATCTTCGAGGCATATCCTGACAACCCCGACGACCCGGCCATCGCGGGCGTGCGCACCCTGCGTGCGTCAATCGAGCATGTGCTCGCCTCCAAGCAGCCGGACACGCTACCGGGTCTCAAATACGACGTCGCTCGGCCGGACGGTACGTTTGAGGAACGGTGGTGGAGTCCGGTCAACTCGCCAGTGCTCGACGAAAACGGCGAGGTGGAGGCGATCATCCACAACGCCAACGACGTGACTGAGCAATACCGCGCCGAAAAGGCGCTGCGCGAGAACGAGGCGCGCCTGCGCTTCATGAACGAGCTCGATGAGGCGCTGCGCAGTTCGGGGGACGCGGTCGCCGCGATGTCCGCGGCTGCGCAGTTGCTGGGGCGGCGCCTCGGCGCCTCCCGAACCGCCTACGCCGCCGTTGACGTCGACAGCGATGCCTTCATCATCCACCGCGACTATACAGCGCCGGGGATCGCGAGTTCGGCCGGGACCTACAGTCTCGATCTCTTCGGTCCGCGCGCCGCCGTCGACATGCGCGGCGGACAGACGCTCGTTATTCGCGACGTCGCGGGCGAGCTCGCCCTCGGCGAAGGACGCGAGACCTTCCAATCGATCGGTATCGACGCAATCGTCTGTTGCCCACTCGTCAGCGGCGGCAGGCTCGCGGCGATGATGGCCGTTCACCAGGACACCCCGCGGGACTGGCGCGCCGACGAGATTTCGCTGGTCGAGGCGGTGGTCGAGCGCTGCTGGGCACATGTCGAGCGCGTCAGCGCCGAAAGCCGGCTGCGAGAGTCGGAGGCGAAATATCATGCCGTCGCCAATTCAGTCGACCAGATGATCTGGTTGACGCGTCCTGACGGCTTTCATGACTACTATAACGACCGCTGGTACGAATTTACCGGCGCGCCCTATGGCTCGACGGACGGCGAGGCGTGGAACGGCCTATTCCACCCCGATGATCAGGAGCGATCCTGGGCCTTATGGCAGCACTGCCTCAAGACCGGGGAGCCCTATCATATCGAGTACCGCTTGCGGCATCGTTCAGGCCAATACCGCTGGGTTATCGGCCGCGCGCAGTGCGTACGTGACCAAAATGGACAGATCGCTCGCTGGTATGGCTCCTGCACCGATATACACGATCTGAAAATGGCTGAAGAGCAGCTGCGCGAACTTAACGAAACGCTTGAGCATCGCGTTTTCGAGCGCACCGCGGAGCTGGAGCAGGCGCACGAGGCGCTACGCCAAAGTCAGAAAATGGAAGCCGTCGGCCAACTCACTGGCGGCATCGCGCACGACTTCAACAACCTCCTGGCGGGCATCTCGGGCTCGCTCGACATGATGCAGACCCGTCTCCAGCAGGGGCGCGTCGGTGACCTCGACCGCTACATGGTTGGCGCGCAAGGCGCGGCCAAACGCGCCTCGGCGCTAACGCATCGCCTTCTCGCGTTCTCGCGACGTCAGACGTTGGACCCCAAGCCGACGGACGTGAACCGCCTCGTTGCCGGAATGGAAGACCTCATCCGGCGGACGGTCGGTCCGCAGATCGCTGTCGAGACAGTGGCGAAGGCGGGCTTGTGGTCGGCGCTGGTCGACCCCAACCAGCTCGAGAACGCGCTCTTGAACCTTTGCATCAACGCGCGGGACGCCATGCCCAACGGCGGCAGCATCACAATCGAGACCGCGAATCGCTGGCTCGACGATCGGGCCGCGCGCGAGCGCGACCTGCCGCCCGGCCAGTACCTTTCCATGTGTGTGTCGGACAATGGAACGGGCATGTCCCCGGACATCATCGAGCGCGCCTTCGATCCGTTCTTCACCACCAAGCCGATCGGCGTCGGCACAGGGCTCGGCCTCTCGATGATCTATGGGTTCGCCCGCCAGTCGGGCGGGCAAGTCCGCATCTACTCCGAGGTCGGAAACGGGACGATGGTCTGCGTCTACCTTCCCCGCCACCACGAGGAGGAGGTTTGCGAACCCGAGGTTGTTCCTACGCTCCCGCGGGTCGACTCAAGAGGCAAGACAGTCCTCGTGGTGGACGACGAGCCACTGGTGCGAATGCTCGTGGTGGACGCTGTCGAAGATCTTGGATTCAGCACGATCGAGGCGGGCGATGGCCCGCAGGCGCTGAAAGTCCTGCGCTCGGACGCATTCGTCGACCTCCTCATCACCGACGTGGGTCTGCCCAATGGCATGAACGGGCGGCAAGTGGCCGACGCCGCTCGGGAGCTACGTGCCAACCTAAAGGTGCTGTTCGTGACGGGTTATGCCGAGAACGCCGTTCTAAGCCATGGTCATCTCGATCCCGGCATGCAGGTGGTGACAAAGCCGTTCGACATGACCGTCCTGTCTAACCGGATCCAGGGCATGTTCGACGACTGA
- a CDS encoding TRAP transporter substrate-binding protein: MTQHFRAGLLAAAFATLLSAPAMGQNAWDMPTPYGDGIFHTQNIMQFADDVREATGGSVDITVHSANSLFGHAEIKDAVRDGLVPIGEFLLSRLANEDPVFALDSIPFLASSYEEGEQLWAASRDAVSEKLAEQGLTVLYAVAWPGQSLYLNQEVTDPAQMEGLNFRAYNVATERLATLLGATPTQVEETDIPTAFSTGRVEAMITSPSTGANAKAWDFTSHYIDVQAWLPKNIIVVNTEAFEALSEDERNAILEAAAAAEERGWQMSREETDAKITELEAGGMTIMQPSEALSAKLQEIGATMTEEWQASAGEAGTAVIEAYRNQ, translated from the coding sequence ATGACGCAGCATTTTCGCGCCGGTCTTCTAGCCGCAGCCTTCGCCACTCTTCTCTCCGCTCCCGCCATGGGGCAGAACGCCTGGGACATGCCGACGCCCTATGGCGATGGCATCTTTCACACGCAGAACATCATGCAGTTCGCCGACGACGTTCGGGAGGCAACGGGCGGCAGCGTCGACATCACCGTTCATTCCGCAAACTCGCTTTTTGGCCATGCTGAGATCAAGGATGCGGTGCGTGACGGTCTCGTGCCAATTGGCGAGTTCCTGCTCTCGCGTCTTGCGAACGAAGACCCGGTCTTTGCGCTGGATTCTATCCCGTTCCTGGCTTCTTCCTATGAAGAGGGCGAGCAGCTCTGGGCTGCCTCACGAGACGCGGTCTCCGAAAAGCTCGCCGAGCAGGGCCTAACGGTGCTTTATGCGGTCGCCTGGCCGGGTCAGAGCCTCTACCTCAACCAGGAAGTCACCGATCCGGCACAGATGGAAGGGTTGAACTTCCGCGCATACAACGTCGCCACGGAGCGCCTTGCGACGCTGCTCGGCGCCACGCCGACGCAGGTCGAAGAGACCGATATTCCAACCGCGTTCTCGACCGGCCGCGTCGAGGCGATGATCACCTCGCCATCGACTGGCGCCAACGCCAAGGCTTGGGATTTCACCTCGCACTACATCGACGTACAGGCCTGGCTCCCGAAGAACATCATCGTCGTCAACACGGAAGCCTTCGAAGCGCTTTCGGAAGACGAGCGCAACGCGATCCTAGAAGCGGCTGCTGCCGCTGAAGAGCGCGGCTGGCAGATGTCGCGCGAGGAGACCGACGCCAAGATCACTGAGCTGGAGGCTGGCGGCATGACCATCATGCAGCCGTCCGAGGCGCTTTCCGCCAAGCTGCAGGAGATCGGCGCGACGATGACCGAGGAGTGGCAGGCCTCGGCCGGTGAGGCAGGCACCGCGGTCATCGAAGCCTACCGCAACCAGTAA